The following is a genomic window from Eubalaena glacialis isolate mEubGla1 chromosome 18, mEubGla1.1.hap2.+ XY, whole genome shotgun sequence.
acagtgaatcagttgtacatatgtatgtgtccattcttttccagattcttttctcatataggttattacagaatgttgagtagagttccctgcgctgtacagtaggtccttgttggttatctattttatatacagtagtgtgtatatgttaatcccaatctcctaatgtATCACTtccccccatgtttcccctttggtaacgaaAAACTTGATTGTGATACCCATGAGTCTgcttcagttttgtaaataagttcatctgcatCATTTGTTactagattccccatataagtgatatcatatggtaaatagttgtctttctctaacttcacttagtgtgataatctctaggtccagccatgttgctgcaaatggcattcattcttttttatggctgtgttccattgtatgtatgtaccacaccttccttatccgttcctctgtcgctggacgcttaggttgcttccatgtcttggctattgtaaatagtgctgcagtgaacatcggggggtgcatgtatctttttgaattatagttttgtctggatgtatgcgcaggagtgggattgctgggtcatatggtaattctatttttagttttttaaggaacctccattctgttctccatagtggctacaccaattcacattcccaccaacagtgtaggaggtttccgttttctccacaccctctccagcatttactgtttgtggactttttaacgatggccattctgactggtgtgaggtggtaactcattgtagttttgatttgcatctctctaataattagtgatgttgagcatctttttcacgtgccttttggccatctgtatgtcttctttagggaaatgtctatttagatcttctgcccattttttaattgggattttgttgttgttgtttttctgatatcgagctgcatgagctgtttgtatattttggagattaatcccttgtcggtcactttgtttgcaaatattttctcccattttctgggttgtcttttcactttgtctatggtttcctttgctgtgcaaggccttttaagtttaattaggtcccatttatttttgtttttattttcattactctaggaggtggatcaaaaaagatattctgtgaTTTATAACAGAGAGTGttatgcctgtgttttcctctaagagttttagactatccggtcttacattttaggtctttagagtttatttttgtgtatggtgttagagtgttctaatttcattttcttacatgcagttgtccagtttccccagcaccacattttttttttagcgattgattgattgattttaaccacttattgaagagactgtattttctctattgtatattcttgccgcctttgtcatagattagttgatcataggtgcgtgggtttatctatggACTCTGTATactcttccattgatctgtatttctgtttttgtgccagtaccatactgatttgattactgttgctttgtagtatagtctgaagtcaggaagccagattcctccagctctgtttttctttcttaagattgctttggctgttagggtcttttgtgtttccatacaaattttaaaattttttgttctagttctgtgaaaaatgccattggtatcaAGTGCTTTGTAATTACGAAAGTGATTTTAAGTGGTTGTAGAGATATGTTATCCTGCACATTGGAAGGTTAGTGTGATATTGTGAACCAGAAAGCCAAGTAAGCCATTGTTTTCAGGCTCCTAGCTGGCTTTTGATTAGTATCATGATTGAGGGAAAACATGTGGATGTTTTTTGGGGAGTAGATGCATGTTATTTGCTAGTAAATAGGGTAAGTTCTTCTAGGGCTAAAACTGGGACTTTTCTGTTGGAATCCCACTATGTTGAAGGGTAGAATTTGGTGTGCAGTggggtcatttttttaaaattttatgtgtattttaccacaatttttttaaattttattttaattttattgaagtatagttgatttagtgtTGTTCtaatttccactgtacagcacagcaattcagttatatttttttttcatattatttttctccattatggtttatcaatcacaggattttgaatatagttccctgtgctgtacagtaggatcttcttgtttatccattctatatataatggtttccacccgctaatcccaaactcccaatccatccctcccccagccacccccttggcaaccacaagttctgttctctgtgaatctgtttctttttcagataggttcatttgtgttgtatctTAGAtgccacatacaagtgatatcatacggtagtTGTCCTTCTctaacttcacttagtgtgataatctctgggtccagctatgttgctgcaaatggcattatttcattcttttttacggctgagtagtgttccactgtatatatgtaccacaccttctttatctattcctctgttgatggacatttaggtcatttccgggagtagtgctgctatgaacataggggtgcacatatcttttcgaattatagttttgactggatatatgcccaggagtgggagtgcaggatcatatggtaattctatttttagttttttaaggaacctccatactgttctccatagtggctgcaccaatttacattccctgcAATtggcagtgtaggagggttcccttttctccacactgagTGGGGTCATCTCTGACTGCAAGGAGTACTGGGGCTAGGGGACCAGCATAGTGGTGAGAAGCTGACATATCTCACCCAGTGTTCCCCAATCCACTCCAGCTGCCCTCCCATGTTCCACATCGCTGGCCCACGAATGGGTTGACTGAATCAAAGCCACGATCAAAAAGCTGGTGCCATCCACAATTATTTTTTGAACTTGTGGTTTATATCCTGcccactttataaaaaaaaaaaaaaaagattcaaggcAGTTTACAATAGGACAATTAACTTAAAAAGGGCAATTAaaagtacaaatattttaaaaacaggtcAAAACCATTTAGAACGAAGAAGAGAGAGGTATGTCAGATGATTGATTTAATTacaggaatgaaaaaataaatttagctcTAGGCTTCCTGGCAACAAAGGCCCAAAAGGAAAGTTTTCATTGTCTGAAGATGAAAACACACCAGTTCACCTGGCAATGGAAATGATCTCCTGGCACCAAATTCTAGGAAGACAATGCGTTCTTCTAAAAACCCAAGAGTTTTGCTTTCACTTATTAAAGGAAGGCTGGTATCCAGGTGTCTTTAAATCTTATTAACATGCTTAAAAGAAGACACTTCACTGAATCAAGCATATGAAATCATAACTCTATAGCTCTAaccaaagttaaaaacaaaattgatctTCTACTCCAGATTTCTGTTCTGGAAACAGCTATTTGCTAATAAAATTGAATGCCAGGTCTTTGGAAATATCAGGTATCCCCAAATACTGAAAGAATCATAGCATCTAATGGTAATTAGGGGAGAATGcaggaaataaatgttttaatcacAAGTTACAGTTACAGCCTCCAGAGCATTTGGTGCGAGTTTCGATGCTTACATCTGAACGGTAGAAGTGGGGCACAGCTCTCTTTCCCTGTCAAGTCCTCAGAGGACGCCCTTACTAAATGAAGAGCAGGGGAAAGCCTTCCACCCCAGGTCAGAGGGATCCACATCCTTAAATAATTACGACAGTAATTGTAATAATGAAATTCTAGATGTGGGTGGGGCGGGGTGCCCGAGAGAGAGACTTAAACTGTGATCTGTTGGTTTTCTCTGAAAAAAGGTCTCTGGTGTGAGGCGCAAATATCTGGAAACATGCGGAAGACCTGGTCTGGCGGGGGCTCCTCGGGAGCCTGCATCATGGAGCCGGCACTGCAGCTCTTCCCAGCCTCTTCCACCAGCTGTCGGACGTAGAGCTGCTCGATCTGGAGGGACATGCACCACAAGGTCAgagatggaggtggggagtgAGGTGGGCCTCTCTGATTACCCCGGTCCAGAGCCATCCATCAGAACCTCCAGGCCTCCAATGAATGAACGAGCAAGCAGTCTTCCTGCAAAGACTCCTATGTATACTCTCCCAGTAGTGCTCCAGTCTGGCGAGCCAGGGTCCAGAATTCCACCAATTAGAGTTCATTTCTTTGACTAGAGTTAAACAAGGGCTGGCAAAGCCCTAATCTGTCAACTTACTTAGACCTTAAGACAACTGAACAGGGGGACTCTTTCTGAAAAGGaggtttgagttttaaaaaacgAACTAAACAAAAGGAGTGGAAACAGCGTGGACTGTGGGAGTCCTGGAACATGAGAAGATGGTTCAGGGATGAAAAGAGTCTCCTTCCCACACCTGAAGCGCTCGTCCAGGCCTGCACACGGGTGGAGCCCCCCCGGGCCCTGCTGCCTGGTCCCCAGCCAGACGTGCAGGCTGCAAGGTCTGGACGCGAGCCCTGAAGCCGCCGGTTCTCACCTGCACGAGAATGAGCTTGGAGCGCAAGGGGGTCATATCTGGAAACTCCTCTCCGAAGCACAGCACCACCCTGCTGTCGGGAAGCCGGCTCTGGCTGTTGTAGAACTGCTGCAGCTCTGGAGGGACACCGGCGCAGGGGAAGGTGTTTGCGAATCCTGGCCTTGCGACCCCCCTTGGCCAGGTGGACTCGGGGCTTTCGCACCTGAGCTCGTCCCCCTTCGCGGGGCCCCTTCTCCAGAAAGCCCCCCGGGAGTTCTCTGGCCAGCAGCCTCAGGGGACCAGAGTGACTGATTTCACACGTCCCGACCTTCCAGGAGGAACTCCCGGGCGTGGGATCCTAGCCACACGCCTCCCAGGATGACAGCAGCCTCGGGCAGCGCTCCTGTGCGGGCGTGCACAAGGTCACTGTCTCAGGACGTGGACACGGCTGCCCGGGGACCCTGCCAAGATGCAGATTCTGACCCCGCAGGCCCGAGCTGGGGCCTGAGACTCTGTGTCTGTTACCAGGGCCCGGGGACAGCCCACAACGACGTGGCAAGGCGCTAAGTTCCTTAATCCTCCAACAGCTGCGCAAGGAAAGAACCGCATAGGCGCCCCCTCTGCGGGCACGCCCTCCAGACGCCGGGAGTCAggcagggaggggcctgggcGGCTCGGGGAGAACGGGCAGGGCAGGGTTCAAACGCAGGGCCGCCCCGCTGCCCCCTGGCTGGGGCCTCTCCTCCGCGGGCCGCCCCTGGACGCACAGGCGGGAGGGAGGCGGGTCGGGACTGACCTCGGAAGAACTGGCTGGTGTCGAAGACCTTGACCACCTCGTCGCGCTCCAGCTTGTTGGGGCCGCCCCTGCCCGCCGCGGCGTTGCCGCTGTAGAACACGCGGCCCTGGCACAGCCGCTTGACCAGCACGCCCTGCCGGCTGCTGTGCAGGAGGACGCCGCGCTCCAGGTGCCCGAACAGCTTCCGTGTCACCTGCCGCTGCCGCTCACTGGGGATGGCGTCGGCCGGCGGGAAGCGCACCAGCTCCAGGCCCTCGGGCCCACACAGCTTGCCGCCGGGCAGGCCGGGCTGGCCCAGGGACAGGCGGCAGCCCTCGGGGCACGTGGTGGTGGTCTGGCCCACCAGCTTGCCCCCGTAGTAGAAGCTGATGACCATCTGGGAGAAGGCTGTGGGGAGACGGGGTCAGGTCAGGGGCCGCAGGAGAAGGGGCCCCGGTCCCTTCTGTGCCAACATGGCCGGAGCCTGCCTTTCTCCCAAGGGGGGGACGGCTTAACCCTGGGACTCTTCGGCATTCTGGGCAAGTTCACGGTTTTTATAAGCATGAGTAAATACACAGAATCACTAAGGAAGCCAATGATTCAAAATAGTAAAAATTGCTGGAgtgtcctccctcctcctggggATGGTCTCGTAACTGCTGTAATTTACAAGTCACGGTTGAGGGTAAACGATGTTGTGACAACTTAAATTCTTTGAGGAAAATAACTCCATCTCACAGGCCCTGCTCTACCACTATCATGTATACAACATACAATTTATACtagatgtatacacacatatatacacatgcatatatatgaatgtacatatatatgtacacacgcaaacacacacagtACTGCCTACGTTCATAATGGAAGGAAATGCTAGATTTGATTTCCAGGTTAGTGAAAACAAAGATGTAATCTTTTTCCTGACAAATTCACAGTCGCCTTGGGGGTTCCCTGAATTTCCAATTAAGAATCTCTACAAAACCTTTCATCCAAACCTGTTCTCAGGAAGAAGTCTGAAAAGTACTCAAATTAAGGCAATGTTTCCCAAAATGTGCCACACATAAGATGATTGGGGGGAGCGGGGGGAGAcagcattaaataaatgaaaagattatTCCATTTTCAATATTCTCTCCATCTGTGATCAAAGAAAGCCCTAGTTTGGTGCTGATGGACCCTTAATACGTAATTCTGACAACCTCCCTTTCAAACGAGGCAGAGAACTTGAGCCTCTGAGCCTTAGGTGGGGGTAATATAATGGCCAGAATTTCTGAACAGTGTGTCTGGTTTCCACTGACTTTGCTTTGGCCTCTGAGTTCCTACTCACAGCAAGTGGCATTGGTTCCACCTTTACAGGCAATGATAGATGGTCCCCATTtaaattaaacttaattttttaaaagtgaaacttCGAGAAAAGTCAGACATTAATAATAGTCCAGGCGGTACCCAGATATGAAAACCGACTGCCAAGGTGGGGCTCACGTGACTACTGTTTGTTTGGGAACCTCTAAACTAAGGTGGGAGGGAAGACAACAGGGAGTCCAGGGACACCCCCAGCGGGACCTGCATCTTAATACCTTAAGCTACAAGAAGTACACGCACTACCAATGAGCTTGGTGAGTTCAGGGCGCCTTCCAAGTGCCCGAGACCCGCCGTGGGCTGCCTCTGGAGCCACACAAGCTGTGGGTGGCCCAACTCCATGGTGCCCCCGAGAGCCGTGCAGCGCACCACCTGCCCCACCGTCAGGGGCGGCCCTGCGAGCAGCCACCTGCCCGGCCTGGGGTAACGTGCCGTGCACTCCTGATTCCTCGGACCCTCCCACTGGGCTCCGCTCAAACGGCGAGACTCCCTGCTCCATACCCCGGGCTCCATTTTCTCCCACGTCGGAGTTCAGTGGCGTTCCCGAATCATGCGGGGTTGTGGGTCGGGGCTTCAGGTGGTCCAGTCCAACTCGTTTCCTTGacatttggggaaactgaggcccaggggggCTTCAGCGGCACCCGCATCCCAGCCCACATCGCGTCCCCCGCTCACCGCCCTCCCCACGTGCCGTGTCTGCACCACCTAACGCTCCGCGCTCCGCTCCCTACACTCCGGAGCAATTCTGACCTTTGTCCCAAATGAACGAAACGCTCCAGATTGACTCTGCCACTGCTCTGCCCCTCTGCCCTGTCGTCGCCCAGGCCTTATCTCATGCCAGCGCCTCTCGGCCGTGTGAACGGCTGCTGCACAGGTGCTCCAGACAGGCCCGGGAGGGCTGTGCAAGCGGCCCCTGCTGAGGGGCGGCGCGGGCTGGGAAGGCCTGAGCGAGGACACGCAGCCGCTCCAGCCGAGCGGTGGAGGCCCCGGAGGAGAAGCGCCTCAGCCCGGCCACCGGCAACCCCGTCCTGTGCCCGGTTTAGCCACTCGCCCACCGAGGACAGCCCTGCGGGGGGACAGTCTGACCACGGTGGCGGCTCAGCACAGATGCCAGGGGCACGGACTCTGGAGCCTGGCCACCTGGAGTGTGGCCCCAGCTGGGTGGCCCGGGCAGCGGCTCCACCACTccgagcctcagtctccccatcagCAAAGTGAAGACGATGGCCCCAGCCCCCGGGCAGCTGTGAGAACTGTGTGCGCTCGCATTTGTGCCCGGCACGTGTAAGTGACGGTTAAATAAACTGGGATGACAGGACGAAAGACGAGCTGCGTAGATGAGACCCCTGAAGTTGTGTCCCATCCCTGGTCTCACAGCCGTACCTGGTGCTGAGCTCAGTGGTTGGGACCCATTAGCATACTGAGTCCTCACAGCGACCCCCTTGAGATGGAGACTATTCATAATTACACCATTTTCCAGGTAAGGAAACTGGGGCATAGGTAAGTGAAGGCGCTCGCCCTGACGAGGCGACTGCTACGTTGGGGGCCTGGACCCAGCCCTCCCCAGCAGGCCAGCTCCATGCCTGCCACTCCTGCCACTCTGACAGTTCCAGACGATGCCCTTGAGCCTAGTCACTTCAACGACACAGTCGAGAACACACGCTGGCGGCCTGAGGCGCGTGTGGATCCGCCAGCACAGTGGGGTGCTGTCAACACGTGTCTGTTGCCAGCGTCTTACATGGGatgtttcacataaaaatccagacCTCTGGTTTCTCTACAGTAAATGGGGAAAGCAAGGCTGGCTGGGTCTGCGAGTCCAAGGGCAGCGCAGTGGGCATGGGGCTCCACTTTGCCACACTCCCTACCGCTCCCTGGTGCCTTTCACGTGTCCGCTTCACTCAACTGCCTCCTGCCTGCAGGGTTAAGAACAGGGAACCCTTGACAGCTTATTCACCTAGTGGGGTGTGTGTGAACGGAACAGAGGGACCAAAGTCCACAACTTCTACAAGAACGTTTTAGGACTTTCTCGGCATGAGGCAGTGGCTGTGAGTCTCCTCACACGCTGGGTGCTGAGAAGCTCTGGAACAACCCGGGAAACTTCCTCCCTAAACTGTCTTTGCTCACCCAGATGCCGCAGCCCTGTGCCCAGCTACTCTTCTGCCCCCAGAAAGCATCAGTCAGCAGACTCCCCGGGCCACGGCCCCGTGACCCAGGCATAAACCGGTCTCAACAACAGGCTCGCACCAgatgcctgggtttgaaccctgcaCCCCGCTTCCCAGCTGTGGGACCTCGGGCCAGCAATTTAACCTCaaagcctgtttcctcttctgtgaagccGGAGTTCTAACAGCCCCCAGCTCGCAGGGCTGCCGTGCAATGGATAAGAGCTCTGAGAACAGGAGGGTTGTTTTCTTTATAATCTTCTGGCCTGGGTGAGATCTGgctccacccaccccccaaataCACCCATCCCGTGAGGGCCTTGGTCGAGACACTGCTCCCTGAGCCCCGTTTCCTCCGCTACACCAGGAGGCCCGAAGCCCGCAGCCCTAACGTCCTGTGGTCCATCTTGATGAGTCAAGCCACTCGCTTCTCACAGAACTGGGCAGCTACTGGGGAAGACACCGCCTTCCTCTGCCCTGAAGATGCCACCAATGAGCCTGAATGTAAATTCCAGAATCCCCGGCAAAACTAGACAACCATGTGGCACAGGCCACCTCTGCCCGCAAGGGACAGGGGCACGGACGGAACGGCCCAGCTCGGCGGCCCACAAGCTGCATGACCCAGGGTTTCTGAGCCTGTGCAGTGGGAACAGTAACGGCACCTGCCTAGAGGTGGTGCCGTAATGAGATGAGGCCATGAAAGTCTCAGCACGGATCCTGGCACCCAACCAGCACCATcttcaccaccagcaccaccaccgtCATCATCAACACCATCACCACTGTCGTCGTCATCATTGTTATTAGTAGCCTTATCGCTACAAGCTTGGGTGTGGGAGAGGGTATGTCAGTAAAGGAAACTGACGCCAGTAACACTGACCAATTATGTCCCTACCAGCAAGTTGTAACAATACCCCGTTAGAACCTCACAGCACCCTGCTGCGGTGGCTGTCACCACTGTCCCTACTTTACAGGGCAGGAGCCTTTAGTTCAGAATGGTTCAGCTCCTCCACCTGGGGTCGCACAGAGCGGGGCCTTGAGCGTGTCTGTGCCCACGCTCTTTCTCCTGCATAACTGCACCCAGAAAGAACTCTTTGGATCTGTCTGTTGGTCCAACCCAAAAAGAAGCTCAAGACCGCCACTTGCTCGCAAGCCAAACAGTGAGgaggaggaatcgggctcccaaCTTCCGACACTGGATCGCGCTCGTCCACAACCCTCGTGGGCCCCCACGGGTCCTGAGAGCTTTGTCTTCAAAGAGCTCGCCTGGCCCGCCCCCAGCCCGCCCCGCGCCCCTCCGTACCTGCGTGGTGCGCGTCGTAGGTGCTGTACCCTGGCACCAGCGGCAGGCCTGCTGGAGAGAGACAAAAGCAGCTTCAGACCCAGCCAGACCCCCAGCCGTGTGCGGTAACCCAGTCTCCTTAGGAGCCGCACGTGCGTGCTCCTGAGGCCCCGCCGCAGGCTTCCGCCGCGTTCAGGGTGTTCCCTCCTGGCACAGCGACCCTTGTTTCATAAAGCCAGACCTCAACCCGACCGGCGGGCAGGGGGCGGAGCCTTCCCGTGCTGTGGGATCTCTGATCGTGTGTCGGCGTGACACCACGGGGCCACACTTCCTTCCCGCCCCAGGGTCTGCTGCTGGAATACCCTGGACTGCGGCCCCGCACCCAGGCCTTGCCCCAGAGGGGAGCCCGGAGCCCAGCGAGTGTTCC
Proteins encoded in this region:
- the IRF8 gene encoding interferon regulatory factor 8 translates to MCDRSGGRRLRQWLIEQIDSAGYPGLVWESDEKSMFRIPWKHAGKQDYNQEVDASIFKAWAVFKGKFKEGDKAEPATWKTRLRCALNKSPDFEEVTDRSQLDISEPYKVYRIVPEEEQKCKLGVVAPGCISEATEMECGRSEIDELIKEPPVDDYMGMVKRSPSPPEACRSQLLPDWWMQQPSAAGLPLVPGYSTYDAHHAAFSQMVISFYYGGKLVGQTTTTCPEGCRLSLGQPGLPGGKLCGPEGLELVRFPPADAIPSERQRQVTRKLFGHLERGVLLHSSRQGVLVKRLCQGRVFYSGNAAAGRGGPNKLERDEVVKVFDTSQFFRELQQFYNSQSRLPDSRVVLCFGEEFPDMTPLRSKLILVQIEQLYVRQLVEEAGKSCSAGSMMQAPEEPPPDQVFRMFPDICASHQRPFFRENQQITV